Proteins co-encoded in one Bradyrhizobium sp. 170 genomic window:
- a CDS encoding heme-binding protein has protein sequence MRTILVAAALAALTVGASAQDKRPDYGTEVNAAGAKKIAAGVVAECQKNGWNVAVAVVDNHGFLVYFERMDNTQTASMDIAIGKARAAATYRRPTRVFMEAINKGGPATATLPGVFASPGGLPIMVDGKVTGGVGVSGVTGDQDEQCSKAGLGIT, from the coding sequence ATGAGGACAATACTGGTCGCTGCCGCACTTGCCGCCCTTACCGTCGGCGCATCTGCTCAAGACAAGCGCCCCGACTACGGCACAGAGGTCAATGCCGCGGGTGCGAAGAAGATCGCAGCCGGCGTCGTCGCCGAATGCCAGAAGAACGGATGGAATGTGGCGGTCGCCGTGGTCGATAATCACGGATTCCTTGTGTATTTCGAACGCATGGACAACACGCAGACGGCCAGCATGGACATCGCCATCGGTAAGGCGAGGGCCGCGGCGACCTATCGGCGCCCGACACGCGTCTTCATGGAGGCGATCAACAAAGGCGGGCCGGCCACGGCCACACTTCCCGGCGTCTTCGCCTCGCCCGGCGGATTGCCGATCATGGTCGACGGCAAAGTCACCGGCGGCGTGGGCGTGAGCGGCGTCACCGGCGACCAGGACGAGCAATGCTCGAAGGCCGGCCTCGGCATTACATAA
- a CDS encoding aldolase/citrate lyase family protein — protein sequence MTSAKPAPLNRLRQLWREGRPTFGAIATIPSIQTVQIMARSGIDWILVDLEHGPIDLGSAHAMIMATSGTPCVPWVRIAANEPWLAKAPMDIGALGINFPMICSRADAEKAVRSVRYPPKGDRLWGPFHAPFRWGVSMTEYMATADDDMICIVTIEHVEAVERIDEIMATPGIDLAVIGPGDLATSINRRGLPDDPEVLELMARAEAGILKSGVPIGGVARTAEQANRMIERGYVALALGFDWSLFQRGIAASFEGIKR from the coding sequence TTGACCTCCGCAAAACCTGCGCCGCTCAACCGTCTGCGACAGCTATGGCGGGAGGGACGCCCGACCTTCGGCGCGATCGCGACCATTCCCTCGATCCAGACGGTGCAGATCATGGCGCGTTCGGGGATCGACTGGATCCTTGTCGACCTCGAACACGGCCCGATCGATCTCGGTTCGGCGCATGCGATGATCATGGCGACGTCAGGCACGCCGTGCGTGCCGTGGGTGCGGATCGCCGCCAACGAGCCATGGCTTGCGAAGGCGCCGATGGACATCGGCGCGCTCGGAATAAACTTTCCGATGATCTGCAGCCGCGCGGATGCCGAGAAAGCCGTGCGCAGCGTGCGCTATCCGCCGAAGGGCGACCGGCTGTGGGGGCCGTTCCACGCGCCGTTCCGCTGGGGCGTATCGATGACGGAATACATGGCGACCGCGGATGACGACATGATCTGCATAGTCACCATCGAGCATGTCGAGGCGGTCGAGCGCATCGACGAGATCATGGCGACACCAGGCATCGACCTCGCGGTGATCGGCCCCGGCGACCTTGCGACCTCCATCAACAGGCGCGGCCTGCCCGACGATCCCGAAGTGCTGGAGCTGATGGCCCGCGCCGAGGCCGGCATCCTGAAAAGCGGGGTGCCGATCGGCGGCGTGGCACGCACGGCCGAGCAGGCCAACCGGATGATCGAGCGCGGCTATGTGGCGCTGGCGCTCGGCTTCGACTGGTCGCTGTTCCAGCGCGGCATCGCGGCCAGCTTTGAGGGGATCAAGCGATAG
- a CDS encoding acyltransferase: MRGTVRKITLPRRLVADLMHASLRVPFVSLARPLHIRALQEARAQAAERPGWAAIFVKAFALVAKEEPVLRTLYVKWPMPAFYELPRSVAMVAIARVEDGQDCVLPQKVAAPDEMPLAEVDAMIRHAKEAPIDEVPAFRKILRTTRLPLPLRRLFWAIGLNFGRQRANYFGSFGVTSVAAYGTGQLHAISPGPFVVSYGVEKPDQTIDVVLRWDHRITDAAPMARALNRLEQVLNGEIAAELRANRQQSEPKPVRAVAT; this comes from the coding sequence ATGCGCGGAACGGTTCGAAAAATCACACTACCGCGCCGCCTGGTCGCCGACCTCATGCACGCGTCGCTCCGCGTGCCCTTTGTTTCGCTCGCGCGTCCGCTTCATATCCGCGCCCTCCAGGAAGCCCGCGCGCAGGCCGCCGAGCGGCCGGGCTGGGCCGCGATCTTCGTCAAGGCATTCGCGCTGGTGGCGAAGGAAGAGCCGGTGCTGCGCACCCTCTACGTCAAATGGCCGATGCCCGCCTTTTACGAACTGCCCCGCAGCGTCGCGATGGTGGCAATCGCCAGGGTCGAGGACGGCCAGGATTGCGTACTGCCGCAAAAGGTCGCTGCACCGGATGAAATGCCGCTTGCCGAGGTCGATGCCATGATCCGGCACGCCAAGGAGGCGCCGATCGACGAGGTGCCGGCGTTCCGGAAGATTTTGCGGACCACCCGGCTGCCGCTGCCGCTACGCCGCCTGTTCTGGGCGATCGGGCTGAATTTCGGCCGCCAGCGGGCCAATTATTTCGGCAGTTTTGGCGTGACCTCGGTGGCCGCCTATGGCACCGGCCAGCTCCACGCCATCAGCCCCGGGCCGTTTGTCGTGAGCTATGGGGTGGAAAAGCCTGACCAGACCATTGATGTCGTGCTGCGCTGGGATCACCGGATTACCGACGCCGCCCCGATGGCCAGGGCGCTAAACCGGCTGGAACAGGTGCTGAACGGTGAAATTGCCGCCGAATTGCGGGCAAACCGGCAGCAAAGCGAGCCCAAACCGGTCCGGGCCGTCGCGACCTGA
- the rpsD gene encoding 30S ribosomal protein S4 yields the protein MTKRSEAKYKIDRRMGQNIWGRPKSPVNRREYGPGQHGQRRKGKLSDFGVQLRAKQKLKGYYANISERQFHGIYVEAGRMKGDTGENLIGLLERRLDTVVYRAKFVATMFAARQFINHGHIKVNGRRVNISSYKLKPGDLIEIKESSKQLTPVLEASQLGERDVPDFIEADHGKMTAKFTRIPALSDVPFAVQMEPHLIVEFYSR from the coding sequence ATGACAAAGCGCAGTGAGGCGAAATACAAGATCGATCGCCGTATGGGCCAGAATATCTGGGGCCGCCCGAAGAGCCCCGTGAACCGCCGTGAATACGGTCCCGGCCAGCACGGCCAGCGCCGCAAGGGCAAGCTGTCCGACTTCGGCGTGCAGCTCCGCGCCAAGCAGAAGCTCAAGGGCTACTACGCCAACATTTCCGAGCGCCAGTTCCACGGCATCTATGTCGAGGCCGGCCGGATGAAAGGCGACACCGGTGAAAACCTGATCGGCCTCCTGGAGCGCCGCCTCGACACCGTGGTCTATCGCGCCAAGTTCGTGGCGACGATGTTCGCCGCGCGCCAGTTCATCAACCATGGCCACATCAAGGTGAACGGCCGCCGCGTCAACATTTCGAGCTACAAGCTCAAGCCCGGCGACCTCATCGAGATCAAGGAATCCTCCAAGCAGCTCACCCCGGTTCTGGAAGCAAGCCAGCTCGGCGAGCGCGACGTGCCCGACTTCATCGAAGCCGATCACGGCAAGATGACTGCAAAATTCACCCGCATCCCCGCGCTGTCGGACGTGCCGTTCGCGGTGCAGATGGAGCCGCATCTGATCGTCGAATTCTATTCGCGCTGA
- a CDS encoding threonine aldolase family protein, producing MHYTPAPRDPKADPIRINLLSDTQTRPTQAMREAMARAEVGDEQIGDDPTVNLLCERVADLLGKEAAVFMPSGTMCNVAATLSHCRPGDEILAHASAHIIAREGGAHAALGGFQITPLPGDDGQFAPETFRAALHPRSRYQPPQTVVSVEQTANIGGGTIWKKAALDEVVKIAKAHGLITHMDGARLLNACIATGISARDMAAGWDSAWIDFSKGLGAPIGGVIAGSRAFIDDVWRWKQRLGGSMRQAGIAAAACVYALDHHVDRLADDHANARALARGLSQINGIEVQQPETNLVFFKPDGAGVAGDKMVEALRKRGVLLAMMDGRIRACTHLDVSAAMIEETVGIVREIARGA from the coding sequence ATGCACTACACCCCTGCCCCGCGCGATCCCAAGGCTGACCCCATCCGCATCAACCTGCTGTCTGATACGCAGACGCGCCCCACACAAGCGATGCGCGAAGCGATGGCGCGGGCCGAGGTTGGCGACGAACAGATCGGCGACGATCCGACGGTGAACTTGCTGTGCGAACGTGTTGCTGACCTGCTCGGCAAGGAAGCGGCCGTGTTCATGCCGTCGGGCACCATGTGCAACGTCGCGGCTACGCTCTCCCATTGCCGGCCGGGGGACGAAATTCTCGCCCATGCCAGCGCGCATATCATTGCGCGCGAAGGCGGCGCGCATGCGGCCCTTGGCGGATTCCAGATCACGCCGCTGCCGGGCGACGACGGGCAATTCGCGCCGGAGACATTCCGCGCCGCGCTGCACCCGCGCTCGCGCTACCAGCCGCCGCAGACCGTCGTCAGCGTCGAGCAGACCGCCAATATCGGTGGTGGCACGATCTGGAAGAAAGCGGCACTTGATGAGGTGGTAAAGATCGCCAAGGCGCACGGGCTCATCACCCATATGGACGGCGCGCGGCTGCTGAATGCCTGCATAGCTACCGGGATATCGGCGCGCGATATGGCCGCGGGCTGGGATTCCGCATGGATCGATTTCTCAAAAGGCCTCGGCGCGCCGATCGGCGGCGTGATTGCGGGTTCGCGCGCCTTCATCGATGACGTCTGGCGCTGGAAACAGCGGCTCGGCGGGTCGATGCGGCAAGCCGGCATTGCTGCAGCCGCTTGCGTCTACGCGCTTGACCATCACGTCGACCGCCTCGCCGACGATCACGCCAATGCGCGTGCGCTGGCGCGCGGGCTGTCGCAGATCAACGGCATCGAGGTGCAGCAACCCGAGACCAATCTGGTGTTCTTCAAGCCTGACGGCGCCGGCGTCGCCGGCGACAAAATGGTCGAGGCCTTGCGCAAGCGCGGCGTTCTGCTCGCGATGATGGACGGCCGCATTCGCGCCTGCACCCATCTCGACGTCAGCGCTGCGATGATCGAGGAGACGGTCGGCATCGTGCGCGAGATCGCACGCGGGGCGTGA
- a CDS encoding beta-(1-6) glucans synthase: protein MVAAVWWWLATPVALTRAPIDDAAKLECVSYAPFRGDQTPHDPTLIVSPEQIAEDLRELAKVSKCIRTYSIDNGLDKVPELASRVGLKVLLGVWIGRDRAKNALLINTAVSLVKDHPGTVAAIIVGSEVLLRGDMTVGDLRDTIRSVKPRVDVPVTYADVWEFWMRYREVGEDVDFVTAHFLPYWEDVPPRAEDAAAHVDGIRKQVVAAFPGKEILIGETGWPSHGRMRDGALASRVNQARFISQILERARQDNFRVNFFEAYDEPWKRRWEGTVGGYWGLFDGIERKLKYPAGVAISNYPFWKLQMGSGLLLCIGVFAVAMVTLKRRPAPTPLASWLAVAVSASASGILLGVSADKMLHESYGLGGWLVQGFLLAAAVTAPLLSTYALMSGRGLPSFLEVLGPPKGLTPFFMANMLGVTLIVTTLIAAQTALSLIFDARWRDFPFAALTMAVVPFWTLAFLNGSKSGERPLSEAVFAGLFAMAAVYVVFNEGFENWQAMWTAAVYVLLGSALWRARTAAVA, encoded by the coding sequence ATGGTTGCCGCGGTGTGGTGGTGGCTGGCCACACCGGTGGCGCTGACGCGCGCGCCGATCGATGACGCGGCGAAGCTGGAGTGCGTTTCCTACGCGCCGTTCAGGGGCGATCAGACGCCGCATGATCCGACGCTGATCGTCAGCCCGGAGCAGATCGCGGAGGACTTACGCGAACTTGCCAAGGTCTCCAAATGCATCCGCACCTATTCCATCGACAACGGGCTCGACAAGGTGCCCGAGCTTGCGTCCAGGGTCGGATTGAAGGTTCTGCTCGGCGTCTGGATCGGGCGTGATCGCGCAAAGAACGCGCTCCTGATCAACACCGCGGTCTCGCTGGTGAAGGATCATCCCGGCACGGTCGCGGCGATCATCGTCGGCAGCGAAGTACTGCTGCGCGGCGATATGACCGTGGGCGATCTTCGGGACACTATCCGTTCGGTCAAGCCGCGCGTGGACGTTCCGGTGACCTATGCCGACGTTTGGGAATTCTGGATGCGTTACCGCGAAGTCGGCGAGGACGTCGATTTCGTCACCGCCCATTTCCTGCCTTATTGGGAGGACGTTCCGCCGCGCGCCGAGGATGCGGCCGCGCATGTCGACGGCATTCGCAAGCAGGTGGTGGCAGCCTTTCCCGGCAAGGAGATCCTGATCGGCGAGACCGGTTGGCCCAGCCATGGGCGGATGCGCGACGGCGCGCTGGCTTCGCGCGTCAACCAGGCGCGTTTCATTTCCCAAATTCTCGAGCGGGCGAGACAGGACAATTTTCGCGTCAATTTTTTCGAGGCCTATGACGAGCCGTGGAAGCGCCGTTGGGAAGGAACGGTGGGCGGCTATTGGGGATTGTTCGACGGGATCGAACGCAAGCTGAAATATCCGGCCGGGGTGGCCATCAGCAACTATCCGTTCTGGAAGCTGCAGATGGGAAGCGGGCTGCTTCTTTGCATCGGCGTATTCGCCGTAGCCATGGTCACGCTGAAGCGCCGGCCGGCGCCGACGCCATTGGCATCGTGGCTCGCGGTCGCCGTATCAGCGTCTGCCAGCGGAATCCTGCTGGGCGTGAGCGCCGACAAGATGCTTCACGAAAGCTACGGGCTCGGCGGTTGGCTGGTTCAGGGCTTTTTGCTGGCGGCGGCAGTGACCGCGCCGCTGCTGTCCACCTATGCATTGATGTCGGGGCGCGGCCTTCCGTCGTTTCTTGAAGTGTTGGGGCCGCCCAAGGGCCTGACCCCGTTCTTCATGGCCAACATGCTGGGCGTCACGCTGATCGTGACGACGCTCATTGCCGCGCAAACCGCGCTCAGCCTGATATTCGACGCGCGCTGGCGCGATTTCCCCTTCGCTGCCCTGACCATGGCCGTGGTGCCGTTCTGGACGCTGGCATTCCTCAACGGTTCGAAATCCGGCGAGCGGCCGCTGTCCGAGGCCGTGTTCGCCGGGCTGTTCGCCATGGCGGCGGTCTATGTCGTCTTCAACGAAGGGTTCGAGAACTGGCAGGCGATGTGGACCGCGGCAGTGTATGTCCTGCTCGGCAGTGCGCTGTGGCGGGCGCGCACTGCTGCTGTTGCCTGA
- a CDS encoding GH1 family beta-glucosidase: MPFKRFSRRQFGRIAGWSALGMSMLSAGSGRAQSDADSETRNRTTSSGFPSGFLWGTATSAYQIEGAVNEDGRGPSIWDRFAHTRGTISDNSNGDTATDHYHLYKEDIQLMKALGAKAYRFSIAWPRVFPDGAGAPNPKGLDFYNRLVDELLANGIAPFATLYHWDLPQALQDRFGGWTSRDTSKAFADYAGHVAARLSDRVTNFFTINECSRLVHLGHGMGADAPGLKLSESGLKQVRHHVALGHGLSVQAIRAHGRAGTRVGPAENAVSCIPAIETSANIRAAEMATRELNAGYLTVMMEGKYTDAYLAQAGHDAPKFTPEDLRVISTPIDFVGLNVYMPDHYVVAADNERGFTLAPFPASFPHMKASWLRPGPEAMYWVPRHVAKLWNVKSIYITENGTSGSDQPAADGTIYDVDRIMYLRNYLTQLRRATSEGVPVLGYFLWSLMDNFEWSDGYEQRFGLYHVDFETKRRTPKLSASFYRETIARNAVA, from the coding sequence ATGCCATTCAAGAGATTTTCAAGGCGGCAATTCGGCAGGATTGCGGGCTGGTCGGCGCTTGGCATGTCGATGCTGTCAGCCGGATCCGGACGGGCCCAATCGGACGCGGACAGCGAAACACGAAATCGAACCACCTCTTCCGGTTTTCCGAGCGGTTTTCTATGGGGTACGGCGACCTCGGCCTATCAGATCGAGGGGGCCGTGAACGAGGACGGCCGCGGTCCGTCGATCTGGGACCGCTTCGCCCACACGCGTGGCACCATCTCCGACAACAGCAATGGCGATACCGCGACCGACCATTATCATCTGTACAAGGAAGACATCCAGTTGATGAAGGCGCTCGGCGCAAAGGCCTATCGATTCTCGATTGCATGGCCGCGCGTCTTCCCGGACGGAGCCGGCGCGCCAAATCCAAAAGGCCTCGATTTCTATAACCGCCTTGTCGACGAGTTGTTGGCCAACGGCATCGCGCCGTTTGCGACGCTGTACCATTGGGACCTGCCGCAGGCGCTGCAGGATCGCTTCGGCGGCTGGACCTCGCGCGACACGTCCAAGGCATTTGCGGATTACGCAGGCCATGTCGCGGCGCGTCTGAGCGATCGCGTGACGAATTTCTTCACAATCAACGAATGCTCCCGGCTCGTTCATCTCGGCCACGGCATGGGCGCCGATGCGCCGGGCCTCAAACTATCCGAATCAGGATTGAAGCAGGTCCGTCATCACGTCGCGCTGGGCCACGGCCTTTCGGTTCAGGCGATCCGCGCCCATGGGCGTGCCGGAACGAGAGTCGGCCCGGCGGAAAATGCCGTGAGCTGCATCCCTGCCATCGAAACATCAGCCAATATCCGCGCCGCCGAGATGGCGACGCGCGAGCTCAACGCCGGCTATTTGACTGTGATGATGGAGGGAAAATATACCGATGCCTACCTGGCGCAGGCCGGCCATGACGCGCCGAAATTCACGCCTGAGGATTTGCGCGTCATTTCGACTCCGATCGATTTCGTCGGACTGAATGTGTACATGCCCGACCATTATGTCGTGGCCGCCGACAACGAACGCGGCTTCACGCTGGCGCCGTTTCCGGCCTCGTTTCCGCACATGAAAGCGAGCTGGCTCAGGCCCGGCCCCGAGGCGATGTACTGGGTGCCGCGCCACGTGGCAAAGCTGTGGAACGTGAAGTCGATCTACATCACCGAGAACGGAACGTCGGGAAGCGACCAGCCGGCCGCGGACGGGACTATCTACGACGTCGATCGCATCATGTACCTGCGCAATTATTTGACGCAGTTGCGGCGCGCGACGTCCGAGGGGGTGCCCGTGCTTGGATACTTCCTGTGGAGCCTGATGGACAATTTCGAATGGTCGGACGGATATGAACAGCGCTTCGGCCTCTACCATGTCGACTTCGAGACCAAGCGCCGGACGCCCAAGCTGAGCGCTTCATTCTATCGCGAGACGATCGCGCGAAACGCGGTGGCGTAG
- a CDS encoding serine hydrolase domain-containing protein, with the protein MKRWRTSGAAGRTLIVAALAILLAAGWLRDVRAEPKAPNAPTFSRAALEQIADYVRNEVTTGKIPGAVLLIQQHGKPVYLQSFGVRDPATGQPMTPDTIFQIYSMSKAVTSVAAMMLVDDGKLALDDPVSKYIRAFADAKVGVDLSDEAGQYPLKLEPLKRPITIRDLLRHTSGITYGFFGETAVQKLYAKPQLYAGDFDNAEFADRIATLPLADQPAVRWNYSHSTDVLGRVIEVASGQTLFQFEKQRLFDPLGMSETAYYVADESKWSRIAQAFPVDRFRVAGMRDPALPRRWESGGAGLVSTAGDYARFLQMLLNGGELDGKRYLKPETVALMTSDQIGPETRIIHDPFYFPGPSSGFGLGFAVRTSPPPNTTWPLGEYRWDGAGGSFYFVDPQDDMLVVCMVQAPTQGGRIQLALKTMMFEALGKGLRKD; encoded by the coding sequence ATGAAGCGCTGGAGAACTAGCGGCGCCGCAGGGCGCACCCTTATTGTAGCGGCGCTGGCCATTCTCCTGGCCGCCGGATGGCTGCGCGACGTGCGAGCCGAGCCGAAAGCGCCGAATGCGCCAACTTTCTCACGCGCGGCCCTTGAACAGATCGCCGACTACGTTCGCAACGAAGTCACGACCGGCAAGATTCCCGGCGCAGTCCTGCTGATCCAGCAGCACGGCAAGCCGGTCTATTTGCAAAGTTTCGGCGTGCGCGATCCGGCGACCGGCCAGCCGATGACGCCGGACACGATTTTCCAGATCTATTCGATGTCGAAAGCCGTCACGTCGGTTGCCGCAATGATGCTGGTCGACGACGGCAAGCTGGCCCTCGATGATCCCGTGTCGAAATACATTCGCGCCTTTGCGGATGCGAAAGTCGGCGTCGATCTTTCCGATGAAGCAGGACAGTATCCGCTTAAGCTCGAGCCGTTGAAGCGCCCGATCACGATCAGGGATCTGCTGCGGCACACGTCGGGTATCACTTACGGCTTCTTCGGCGAAACCGCGGTGCAGAAGCTCTATGCCAAACCCCAGCTATACGCCGGCGACTTCGATAACGCCGAATTCGCCGACCGGATCGCGACACTGCCGCTCGCCGATCAGCCCGCAGTGCGCTGGAACTACAGCCATTCAACCGACGTGCTCGGCCGCGTCATCGAGGTGGCCTCGGGGCAAACGCTGTTTCAATTCGAAAAGCAAAGATTGTTCGATCCTCTCGGCATGTCCGAGACCGCATACTATGTCGCAGATGAATCGAAGTGGTCGCGCATTGCCCAGGCATTTCCCGTCGATCGTTTTCGGGTGGCCGGAATGAGGGACCCGGCGTTGCCGCGGCGCTGGGAATCCGGCGGAGCGGGCCTGGTCTCGACGGCCGGGGACTACGCCCGCTTCCTGCAAATGCTGCTGAATGGAGGCGAGCTGGACGGCAAGCGGTACCTCAAGCCCGAAACGGTCGCGCTGATGACGTCGGATCAGATCGGGCCGGAGACCAGGATCATTCACGATCCCTTCTATTTCCCGGGCCCGAGCAGCGGCTTCGGTCTCGGCTTTGCCGTGCGCACCTCACCGCCGCCGAATACGACATGGCCGCTCGGCGAATACCGCTGGGACGGTGCGGGCGGCAGTTTCTATTTTGTCGACCCCCAGGACGACATGCTCGTTGTCTGCATGGTGCAGGCTCCGACGCAAGGCGGGCGGATCCAACTGGCGCTGAAGACGATGATGTTTGAGGCGCTGGGCAAGGGCCTGCGCAAGGATTGA
- a CDS encoding serine hydrolase domain-containing protein, which produces MNSRVLLRALACSALMLAAAPPVRAEGTFDIPAGARFNQDKLAKITEFFKNEVSTGKIAGANVLIQQHGKPVYHETFGVQDVVSKTPINDKTIFRLSSLTKAITSVVAMQLIQDGKIKLDDPVSKYIPSFANMKVGEEKKAEDGTKTLELVALTKPITILDLMRHTSGITYGFYGDSLVRKAYKEANIYAGEFDLAELAERIARLPLHNQPGALWQYGHSTDILARIMEIVSGKSLLEIEKEKLLDPLGMTDTGFFVTEPERLQRLAQPLPNDSDFRVGRLYRTEVRQKWESASGGMVSTMSDFSKFAQMLLNGGTFEGKTYLSPKTFELMTSDHAGKGSGVARDHYYFPGDGFGMGLGLAVRTDPGNAKPPPPGSLGELKWDGAAGCYMVVDRKQDMFFVVLEQTPTERQRVQRTLKQLVYEALEN; this is translated from the coding sequence ATGAATTCACGTGTATTGCTGCGCGCGCTCGCCTGTAGCGCGCTGATGCTGGCGGCAGCGCCGCCGGTTCGCGCCGAAGGCACATTCGATATTCCCGCAGGCGCGCGTTTCAACCAGGACAAGCTTGCGAAGATCACCGAGTTCTTCAAGAACGAGGTGTCGACCGGCAAGATCGCCGGCGCGAATGTCCTGATCCAGCAGCACGGCAAGCCTGTCTATCACGAAACCTTCGGCGTTCAGGACGTGGTGTCCAAGACGCCGATCAATGACAAGACCATCTTCCGCCTGTCTTCGTTGACCAAGGCGATCACCTCTGTCGTAGCGATGCAGTTGATCCAGGACGGCAAGATCAAGCTCGACGATCCCGTTTCGAAGTACATTCCCTCCTTCGCCAATATGAAGGTCGGTGAGGAGAAAAAGGCCGAGGACGGTACCAAGACGCTCGAACTGGTGGCGCTGACCAAGCCTATTACCATTCTCGACCTGATGCGTCATACCTCCGGCATCACCTATGGCTTCTACGGCGACAGTCTGGTGCGCAAGGCCTACAAGGAGGCCAACATCTATGCGGGCGAATTCGACCTTGCCGAATTAGCCGAGCGGATCGCCAGGCTGCCGCTGCACAACCAGCCGGGAGCGCTCTGGCAATACGGCCATTCCACCGACATCCTGGCGCGGATCATGGAGATCGTGTCCGGCAAATCATTGCTCGAGATCGAAAAGGAAAAACTGCTCGATCCGCTCGGCATGACCGACACCGGCTTCTTCGTTACCGAACCGGAGAGGCTGCAGCGGCTCGCCCAGCCGTTGCCGAACGACAGTGATTTCCGGGTCGGCCGCCTGTACAGGACCGAGGTTCGCCAGAAGTGGGAATCCGCCAGCGGCGGCATGGTTTCGACCATGTCGGACTTCTCGAAATTTGCGCAAATGCTGCTCAATGGCGGTACGTTCGAGGGCAAGACCTATCTCAGCCCGAAGACGTTCGAGCTGATGACATCGGACCATGCCGGCAAGGGCTCTGGTGTTGCGCGGGACCATTACTATTTCCCCGGTGACGGTTTCGGCATGGGGCTTGGGCTCGCCGTGCGCACCGACCCCGGCAACGCCAAGCCGCCGCCGCCGGGATCGCTCGGCGAACTGAAATGGGACGGCGCGGCCGGCTGCTATATGGTGGTCGACCGCAAGCAGGACATGTTCTTCGTGGTGCTGGAGCAGACGCCGACAGAGCGCCAGCGCGTCCAGCGGACGCTGAAGCAGTTGGTCTATGAAGCGCTGGAGAACTAG
- a CDS encoding O-acetyl-ADP-ribose deacetylase: protein MSVPARQIGKARVEVIVADITTLRVDAIVNAANSSLLGGGGVDGAIHEAAGAELLAECRTLNGCETGDAKITKGYLLPARHVIHAVGPIWYGGNRGEDEQLASCYRRAIELCRDNNLESVAFPAISTGVFRFPTERAAKIAVTTTVKALPSAPSLTRVIFCCFSRGSGDLHEEALSAYGSPAAD, encoded by the coding sequence CTGAGCGTTCCCGCGCGCCAGATCGGCAAGGCGCGGGTGGAAGTCATTGTTGCCGACATCACCACGCTGCGCGTTGACGCCATCGTCAACGCCGCGAATTCGTCGCTGCTCGGCGGGGGCGGCGTCGATGGCGCGATCCATGAAGCGGCCGGGGCCGAGTTGCTGGCTGAGTGCCGCACGCTCAATGGCTGCGAAACCGGCGACGCCAAAATCACCAAGGGATATCTCCTTCCAGCGCGTCATGTGATCCATGCCGTCGGGCCGATCTGGTACGGTGGTAATCGTGGGGAGGATGAGCAGCTCGCCTCGTGCTATCGCCGTGCGATCGAGCTTTGCCGTGACAACAATCTCGAATCTGTGGCGTTTCCCGCGATTTCGACCGGCGTCTTCCGATTTCCAACAGAACGTGCCGCGAAAATTGCGGTCACCACGACGGTAAAAGCGCTGCCGTCGGCGCCCTCGCTGACCCGCGTCATATTTTGCTGCTTTTCCAGGGGCAGCGGCGATCTGCATGAGGAGGCACTTTCCGCATATGGTAGCCCTGCCGCGGATTAG
- the grxD gene encoding Grx4 family monothiol glutaredoxin produces the protein MSIEQFIANEVKSNDVVLFMKGTPQFPQCGFSGQVVQILDHVGVGYKGLNVLESAELRNGIKEYSNWPTIPQLYVKGEFVGGCDIIREMFQAGELQQLFADKGVTVSAAASA, from the coding sequence ATGAGCATCGAACAATTTATCGCCAACGAAGTGAAGTCGAACGACGTCGTGCTGTTCATGAAGGGGACGCCGCAGTTTCCGCAGTGCGGTTTCTCCGGCCAGGTGGTGCAGATCCTCGACCACGTCGGCGTCGGCTACAAGGGCCTGAACGTCCTGGAATCCGCCGAACTTCGCAATGGCATCAAGGAATATTCGAACTGGCCGACGATCCCGCAGCTCTACGTCAAGGGCGAATTCGTCGGCGGCTGCGACATCATCCGCGAGATGTTCCAGGCCGGTGAATTGCAGCAGCTGTTCGCCGACAAGGGCGTCACCGTCAGCGCGGCGGCTTCGGCCTGA